CGGAGAAATTGATAAAAACGGAGAGAAATTGGCAACTAACTTTGTCCAGAAAATTGTTAGAAATCTAAAGCATTATGAAGTTATAAATCCTTATGCAACACAGATGCAACTACCAAGTAATGTAAAGAATAAGAGACGATTAAATGAAATGTTCCAATCTATTATTAAACAAATTACACTTTTACATCAGTATCAGCGAGAAATAAAAAACGATTTTTTAATTACAGAAATTGAAGATATCGAGAACGCTGTGGAGATATTATTCGAGAGTATTATTTTAAAGATTGACGAGTTAGACGGAAGCTTAAGACAGTTTTTTGAAAAGTTGAAAAAAGCTTTTAAAGAAGATCAGTTCAGCAGGTTTGATGCGATGGAAATTACAGGATTTAAAAAGACACAATTACAGTTTTATCTGAACGAATTGGTGAGATTAGAATATCTGAAACAAATAGGTTTTGCGAATAAGGGATTTAAATATAAAATCTCTTATAACGATAATATACAGAGAGTTAGAAAAGAATTAAAAGACTCTTTTACAAAGCAATTAGAACAACTAAAATTGAACGCTACTGAACACAAGCGAACGCTAAACGGAAACCAAACGAACACTAGATGAGAAAATGCGACAGAGTAAATAACTCATAATTAACAACTTATAACTCATAATTATTTAGCGTTCGGAAAAACACAAAATAGTACACAAGCAAATTGGTCATAGATGGAAAACTTCAAGAGATATTTAGAGCTTCGGAACTATCAGAAAAGGAATATTACCAAGATATTAGCAATGGTTCAGGAATATAGAAATTACATAGAAAGAGGAAATCTTCCAATAAAATATATTATCTATTTAAAACAGAGAAAATGTAGAAATAATCCTGAAAAAAACATCAGTATAAATACCATAAACAACCATCTTTTTGCCCTAAAAATCTATAAAACGTATCAGGAAGAAATCCTGCATCAGGATACATATCTTATCATCTGCAGACTTTTAAAAAGAAATCATTTACCTATAGAAATCCTCAGTCCGGAGGAAGTGCAACACCTGTTTGAAAACACAATAAATATTAGAGATAAAGCGGTTCTATGCTGTCTATATTACCTAGGATTAAGAGCCGGAGAAGCAGTAGGATTATTACTCGAAGATGTAGATATGAAAGACGGAAAAGTTTTCATAAGAAAATCGAAAACAGGATATCAGAGAGAGGTTCCGATACACAGCAAAGCATTAGATATTTTTGAAGAATATCTAAAGAAAAGAACTCATAAAGGAGATTGTTTTTTACAGGGATTACAAGGAAATTTAACGACTGCAGGAATAGAATTTATCATAGAAAAAGTAGCCGAAAAAAGTAAAATTAAAAAGAGAATTTATCCTCATTTACTACGCCACAGTATTGCGACTCATTTATTAAAAAACGGAATGGAACTTATAAAAGTCAGCAGATTTTTAGGGCATAGAAGTTTAGAAAGCACACAGAGATATACACATATATAGGCTAGATGAAAGAGTTTATCAGTTATCTGAGAGATCAATATCACTACACAGAAAAGACATTGATAGAAAAGGAAAAACAGGTTTTATTATGGAAAAAGTTATGTTCAAGAAAACAGAATTTTGACAGAATTACTACTCAGGAATTATTAAAAATAATAGAATTACAACAGAAAAAATATCAATTAAATACAATCAATGCTCAGATCAGAAGTATAGAGCAATACTTTGAATATTTACAATTTACAGGGAAAAGAAAAGATCATCCGTTAAATAATTTTAGAATAAAAACACCAAAGAAAGCTTTAATTACAGGTTTTTTAAGTGAAGAAGAATTGCAGAATATCGAGAAAGAATTTAGAAAAAGGAAATACAAAAAAGGACAGTTCAGTTTATTTGGAAAAAGGAACCGGATTATTTTAGGATTAATCATTTATCAAGGTTTAAACACAGGAAGTTTACGAGAACTGAAAGTAAAAGATATTGATCTGGAAAAAGGAATTATCAAAGTTCCGGAAGCCACAGAAAACCGATTAAAAGAAAGAATTTTACCGCTGGAAGCATCACAAATTTTAGAGCTTTACAGGTATATTAATGAAACGAGATCGGAATTATTAAAACTCTCAAAAACAGTAAAAGAAACGGAAAAGCTATTTATTTTAAGTGAAAAAACAAGATTTAGCAGCATAACATCAGAGATTAGAAAACAAATTAATATTCAGAGTTTACAGCTCATCAGAAACAGCAGAATTAATCTCTGGCTCAAACAATACAATTTGAGAGAAGTTCAATACAAAGCAGGATTTAGATATTTAAGAAGTCTGGAATATTTTAATCAAACCGAACTCGAAAACCTGAAACAGGAAATTGAAAAATACATTTGAGAAATTAGAACAACTCTTCAACTCTAAAAACCTAAAACGCTCTCACCCAAATACGCCACAGCAAATTACATAATCAAAATTATACGCGCACCAGCCGCTAAACGTTGCCCTCCATTACACAAGTTCCATTACGTGC
This genomic interval from Chryseobacterium joostei contains the following:
- a CDS encoding tyrosine-type recombinase/integrase translates to MKEFISYLRDQYHYTEKTLIEKEKQVLLWKKLCSRKQNFDRITTQELLKIIELQQKKYQLNTINAQIRSIEQYFEYLQFTGKRKDHPLNNFRIKTPKKALITGFLSEEELQNIEKEFRKRKYKKGQFSLFGKRNRIILGLIIYQGLNTGSLRELKVKDIDLEKGIIKVPEATENRLKERILPLEASQILELYRYINETRSELLKLSKTVKETEKLFILSEKTRFSSITSEIRKQINIQSLQLIRNSRINLWLKQYNLREVQYKAGFRYLRSLEYFNQTELENLKQEIEKYI
- a CDS encoding tyrosine-type recombinase/integrase — encoded protein: MENFKRYLELRNYQKRNITKILAMVQEYRNYIERGNLPIKYIIYLKQRKCRNNPEKNISINTINNHLFALKIYKTYQEEILHQDTYLIICRLLKRNHLPIEILSPEEVQHLFENTINIRDKAVLCCLYYLGLRAGEAVGLLLEDVDMKDGKVFIRKSKTGYQREVPIHSKALDIFEEYLKKRTHKGDCFLQGLQGNLTTAGIEFIIEKVAEKSKIKKRIYPHLLRHSIATHLLKNGMELIKVSRFLGHRSLESTQRYTHI